A region of the Methylobacterium nodulans ORS 2060 genome:
CGCCTGTGGATAGACGAGCTTCAGCTCGTCGCCGCGGGTGATGCGCAGGGGCGCACCGGCCTTGGGGCTGACGCAGATCCAGTCGAGCCCCTCCGGCGCATCCTGCGTGCCGTTGGTCTCGACCGCGGTGGCGAAGCCGCGGGCGTGCACGGCCGCGAGCAGGGGCGCGTCGAGCTGGAGCAGGGGCTCGCCGCCCGTGAAGACGACGTAGCGCCCGTCGCGCCCGCCGCCCCAGGCGGCCGCGATCGCGGCGGCGAGCGCCTCGGCATCGGCGAAGCGGCCGCCGCCCTCGCCGTCGGTGCCGACGAAATCCGTGTCGCAGAAGCGGCAGATCGCGTCGGCCCGGTCGGCCTCGCGCCCGCTCCACAGGTTGCAGCCGGCAAAGCGGCAGAACACGGCGGCGCGGCCGGCCTGGGCACCCTCGCCCTGCAGGGTGTGGAAGATCTCCTTGACGGCGTAGCTCATCGGGACTCCGGACCCGGCCGAAATCCGGGCATGCCTCGCCCTGCCAGATGGGGATGGTTCGGTGCAACCGCATCCCTGCGCGGAGGCGCGGTGCGGGG
Encoded here:
- the queE gene encoding 7-carboxy-7-deazaguanine synthase encodes the protein MSYAVKEIFHTLQGEGAQAGRAAVFCRFAGCNLWSGREADRADAICRFCDTDFVGTDGEGGGRFADAEALAAAIAAAWGGGRDGRYVVFTGGEPLLQLDAPLLAAVHARGFATAVETNGTQDAPEGLDWICVSPKAGAPLRITRGDELKLVYPQAGLRPEDLVGLDFRHFWLQPMDGPDRLANTEAAVAYCLRDARWRLSLQTHKLIGIP